In one window of Helianthus annuus cultivar XRQ/B chromosome 17, HanXRQr2.0-SUNRISE, whole genome shotgun sequence DNA:
- the LOC110923639 gene encoding uncharacterized protein LOC110923639, translating into MTLSLADRSIKHPRGIVENLLVKVDKFVFPADFVILDMEADENVPLILGRPFLNTAKALIDVFLGTIALRAGEESVVFKVMNSRAPSDRVEAISLVGECEKDGRDEEKVVSNPSLEK; encoded by the coding sequence ATGACATTATCCTTAGCTGATAGGTCCATAAAACACCCGAGGGGCATAGTCGAGAATTTGCTTGTTAAGGTGGACAAGTTCGTTTTTCCGGCCGACTTCGTCATTCTCGACATGGAAGCCGATGAAAACGTACCGTTAATCTTGGGACGCCCGTTCCTGAACACCGCTAAAGCTCTCATAGATGTCTTTTTAGGCACCATCGCACTTAGAGCGGGCGAGGAGTCGGTAGTTTTTAAGGTCATGAATTCGAGAGCGCCTAGTGATAGAGTAGAGGCGATATCGTTAGTAGGGGAGTGTGAGAAGGACGGGAGAGATGAGGAGAAGGTGGTGAGTAATCCGAGTCTAGAGAAATAA
- the LOC118488785 gene encoding uncharacterized protein LOC118488785, which produces MVRTEGKEKVKEMKWEEFIHKFLAKYCPPSETEQLEVEFFQLKMGNKTYREYVSRFNDISRLVSYLALTEEQLINRFIWGLPSEMRVFIKSKSPKTFAETVEVGAVMAAEMILRQAESPAPKRKWEERKGDTRNNNFKRPKTFPQCQICKRFHTGECRFPCPNCKKTGHALQECKEKKKCFKCGDPNHMRSECPELKRNDKIQPNQPKGRAFVLTTEETKTNTDVITGTYLINDVYARVLFDTGANRSLVSTTFRPYLNQASQTLDHAFTVEMADGSQREIVDIVKNCKISLNNHVIPIDLMPMELGEFDIVIGMDWLTPYHAEVICDKRIIRLRLPNGKQLTVSGDRTDKTKNLITIAQAHKCLRKGYVAFLAYVVNTTEKQEVEDVPVVREYPEVFPDELPGLPSDRQVEFRIDLVPGIHNTFHVSNLRKCLVDEAQQIPLEDVQVDEKLNFIEEPLQIEDRKVKKLRKKEIPLVKVKWNAHHGPNFTWELENIMKYVPSSF; this is translated from the exons ATGGTCCGAACAGAGGGAAAAGAAAAGGTTAAGGAGATGAAGTGGGAGGAGTTTATTCATAAGTTTCTTGCTAAGTATTGCCCTCCCAGTGAGACCGAGCAACTGGAAGTGGAATTCTTTCAGttaaaaatgggaaataaaacctaTCGAGAGTATGTTTCTCGTTTCAACGACATATCTCGACTGGTTTCTTATTTAGCATTGACTGAGGAACAACTGATCAATAGGTTTATTTGGGGTCTACCCTCTGAAATGAGGGTGTTTATCAAATCCAAATCCCCCAAGACTTTTGCAGAAACTGTTGAGGTTGGCGCCGTCATGGCTGCCGAGATGATTCTGCGGCAGGCTGAATCTCCCGCACCAAAAAGAAAGTGGGAAGAAAGAAAGGGGGACACCCGGAATAACAACTTTAAAAGGCCTAAAACATTTCCTCAATGTCAAATTTGCAAACGCTTTCATACGGGGGAATGTCGTTTTCCTTGTCCAAATTGTAAAAAGACGGGTCATGCTCTTCAAGAATGCAAGGAAAAGAAGaagtgtttcaaatgtggagacccTAACCACATGAGATCTGAATGTCCCGAACTTAAAAGAAATGATAAGATACAACCAAATCAGCCAAAAGGGCGGGCATTTGTACTCACCACAGAAGAAACCAAGACCAATACAGACGTTATCACGGGTACGTATCTCATAAATGATGTATATgcgcgtgtgttatttgataccggtgcaaATAGAAGTCTAGTGTCGACTACCTTTAGACCTTACTTGAACCAGGCGTCCCAAACCCTAGATCATGCCTTTACAGTAGAAATGGCTGATGGAAGTCAAAGAGAGATAGTTGACATAGTTAAGAATTGTAAAATAAGCTTAAACAACCATGTTATCCCTATAGACCTAATGCCTATGGAACTTGGAGAATTCGACATAGTCATAGGAATGGACTGGTTGACACCATATCATGCGGAAGTTATATGTGACAAAAGGATCATCCGACTCCGATTACCCAACGGTAAACAACTAACTGTATCGGGAGACCGCACTGACAAGACTAAGAACCTCATCACGATAGCACAAGCACATAAATGCCTAAGGAAagggtatgttgcctttttagcatATGTCGTAAACACTACAGAAAAGCAGGAGGTCGAGGACGTGCCAGTAGTACGAGAATACCCCGAAGTGTTTCCCGATGAGCTCCCGGGACTACCATCGGATAGACAGgttgagtttcgcattgaccTAGTTCCAG gaatacataatactttccatgtatcaaatttaaGGAAGTGCCTAGTGGACGAAGCCCAACAAATACCCCTGGAAGACGTACAGGTTGACGAAAAACTCAACTTCATTGAAGAACCACTACAAATCGAAGATAGGAAGGTTAAAAAGTTACGCAAGAAGGAAATCCcgttagtcaaagtcaagtggaacgcACATCATGGACCCAACTTTACATGGGAACTAGAAAACATAATGAAATATGTACCCTCATCTTTTTAA